DNA from Garra rufa chromosome 5, GarRuf1.0, whole genome shotgun sequence:
CACAATTAAGACGTTTGATCAACCACAAAAAGTGACTGAACCATAACATTCTGTTACCAACTAATAATACATCACTTAACACTTTTTAGTCCTGCGCACATTTAACCGATCAACCTCCTCGCAGACGGAGAGTCATGTGAATGGTGCTTCCTTGTGTGATATCGTATTCTTGCAACTTCCTGCCAGACTCCAGCTGTCTTCCATTGTAAATCAGTCTCTGCTGATCCACGGGGACTTTCTCTTTGCGGCAGATCTTCGTCTGGAGCTGATCTACGGTCTCATTGTTGATATCAACTTCATACGTTCCCGTCTGGCCCTTCTCATTCCTGACGAACACTTGGAAAGGCGCAGGGTTCGTGATGAGCAGACTCACCACTGATCCAGGGTGCAACCCGTAACTGCTGAGGGTTCTGGAATCATCTTCAAGGCTGAGACGGGTACCGTTATTTGCAGAAAGTTTCTGTTTGTAAGGAGGCTCTCTGAAGTGCTTAAAAATTAGTTGCTTGAGTTCACCAACTGTAGCATCACCGCTCACGTCCAGATGACTCTCATGTCCGCTCAGCAGTCTTATTATCAGCTGCATGATCTTTCAAAATAAGatcaaatataaattaaataaaatcctCAAAACTACACCATAAGTTACTTAATTAAAACATGGAGAATGGCGTTAATAATAATGTTGCTTACCAGGCTGGTTGTTCGAGTTTTCTGCTGAATATGGCTTGCGCTGGATTGCTTTCTCCAAAAGTAAGACTGCTAAGTCGCACCGAAGTCAAACACCGACAGTGTGCAAAACCATGAATATATAGGCATCACCTCAAGCCCCGCCTCAAAATAATGTTTCGTTTCTGAAAACTTGCTCAGTCACTTTCGGTTTCCATTCTCACACAATCGCTGACGTTACTCCTTAGAAATCGTTCCTCTACAAGTTACAAGTTgcagttatttgtttatttatttatttcacaaattataaataaatctcataaatatttcaaattataaataaatctcataaataaatatataaatgtttggATCCCAAAATATTTGGgaagctaaaaataaaaaaataaccatatAGAACGTTTTGTAGGCCTAGGttgttaaaacaataaaaatgaaaaataaatataatcttaCTTGAAAGTTTCATTTACACATAACAGGATAGATCCTGAACAGACATCACTGGAATGAGAAAGCATTCCACATGGTCATGCGATTGGGGAAATCCAGGTAAAGTGAGCACGTCATGTAAGAGCAAAATACACCTGGTCCATTGTGACGATGGTTAACTATTTCATGATACAGTGCAAACTAGTCTCACCTGATATATGGCAGGTGACAATATTGTTACTATTTATAATAGCATTTGTGTTTATTGCCCAGAATGAGTTTATTCTTCTCTAAATATTCTGATGCCACTTTTGAAGTTAAAGCAGCCATGGCtatacaaaattaaaatgataCTTAATTTACTGAAGGAACTATTTTGAAACATATTTAGGCATCTAATATATGTTTGCAAGCTACTTCTTTGTCGATTTTgtccaaaaaatgtgtatttgcTACTTAATAGGGTCAGCATGTCAGTTAAAACAATAATCtgtcaaaaatgtattataaatattgaCAAATTTAGTGTTCAcctcaatgaataaataaattgagACATCAATCTGACTTCAAACTGAGACTGAATTATCAGCACAGGCAAATAACATTGTTGAAAATGTCCAACTATTTATTTGCAGTTTGTAAGAGTTCATAATTGTGACAGAAAATATAAGCAGTTACTtacaattatattaaataaaggCTAAAAGTCACAGAATGACTCACTAAAATGTGGATTTGTTGATCATAAACAGTACATTAAGGGGTCCTTCAGAAATGTGTTTCAATAATATCTTACATGTTAGGGACACACCTGTCACACTATATGAaaggcaaatatatatatatatatatatttatatatctaagtttaatgataattatttataatgccaaaaatacattgtatgggtcaaaatgatagggtttgcttttatgccaaaatcattaagatattaagtaaagatcatgttccatgaaggtatttaggaaaattcttaccgtaaatatatctaaatttttgtttagttatatgcattgctagaacttcatttggacaaatttaaaggtggttttctcaatatttttgcaccctcagatttcagattttcaaatggttgtatctcgaaAAAATATTATAccatgtcctatcctaacaaactatacatcaatggaaagcttattcagcttttagattaaATATAACtattgtagtccagggtcacaaatatgtctTAATCTCAAGTATTGAGTTATGGTTTTAGTAGAAGTGATAATGTAATGTTATTAATTTTGATTTGTGGTCAGCTCTAATTCATTGCCAATGGAAACAGACAGCCTATATATTAATACAACATGACATTTTACATCTAGTGATCCACAATATGAAAATGTTTGAAGTTATGAATGAAACTGTTTTGTGTTTACCAGTTACTCCATAACAAgtcaaaaaacatgcaaaatacaCAGGACTGGTTTGAGCATTGACATTTTATTGAACAAGAAAGAGGTTGGCAAGACCATATACAGAAACCTTAAACTGGAACTCTATGAGTAAAGACTACATGTATTTCATagtttatacatttattaaattacatgaatacattaaattacaaataataaaataaatattctgct
Protein-coding regions in this window:
- the LOC141335161 gene encoding uncharacterized protein, which encodes MQLIIRLLSGHESHLDVSGDATVGELKQLIFKHFREPPYKQKLSANNGTRLSLEDDSRTLSSYGLHPGSVVSLLITNPAPFQVFVRNEKGQTGTYEVDINNETVDQLQTKICRKEKVPVDQQRLIYNGRQLESGRKLQEYDITQGSTIHMTLRLRGG